ACTGTTGGGCGAAGGATGTGTGATGATGAACGCATGTAGGGaggtggtggcgtcgacggcaggtcTGGCTACGTCGATGCATTAGTACCTGCTCTAAAGATGAATTGGTGGACCACTGTTGCGACGGCCTCTGCAGCGCGCATATACGGTGCACACTGAAAATACGCTGGACCAGTGTGTGACCCAGACCCGGCAGTTCGGCTTGGTTGAGGTCTCCCACTTTAGATGTTGGGCTTTGGTGTAAGGTGTGAGTATGCAGCCCCGATAATATGCActccttcatcaagtggataggagtaaCAACAGATGTTGCCAATGGTGGCTTCAAATTTATTAATGTATTACTTTGTAAATTGTAGGTGAATAATTACTCCTTTTCGGAAAGAAACAAAAAATCCAAATGCGAAGTAGATGTACGTACACGTCAGTCAAGAGAACGTCTAAGAAAGCCTGGCGAGAACCATGGCGTAGAGGAGCTCGTTCCACGCGTCGGGCACACCCGGCAGGCACCAGTGGCTGCAGTCCTCCCTCTGCCCCACCGGCATCCTCGCCGACGGCTCCACATTGTACACCGCCGGGTGGCCGTCCCTCCTGTGCGCCGTCATCTGCGTCACGTTCATCACACGCAGACGCAGGTCCCTGACGACGGCCGATTCCGGTCCCCCAAACGCCGGCTGCAGCATTCCCGGCCACCGGCCCAGCGAGATTCGGGTCATGTTCAGCTCCGGCAGCGTCTCCTTGCCGCAGCGCCCGCCATTTGTGCCCCTGCAAAGCAACAAGCAAATTGCTACTTATCAGTGCAAATCATGGCTGAAATTCACAAGACCAGCAGAGGAGACGTGCCTATTGTGCGCCGGCGAGTAGGTTCTGAACACGGCCAGGGTCTTGCCGGCGTCCACCTCCTTCTGGACCCATTCGTGCACTGTGTCCATGGCCCTCTGGTAGGCCGCCTCCACGCTCATGTCCAGCCTCAGCCTCTTGCCTTCCTGGAAGTAGCAATGCCTGGCACAGCAAGGTCAAGCCATGGAACCCGAGCAAACATTTCAAGTTATATCCATAAAATTAAACATGCATACAGCTGCTGGAGCCGGTCGTGGTTCCACCAGTGGCCGGAGTTGAAGACGAGCACGTCGGCGCCCTTCCACAGGTGCGCCCTGGAGTCCATGGCGCGGAGCTGGAGCGTGGAGCGGACGTGCCTGGGCGCGCGGCGGGGGCGGCCGCCGCGCCGGACCAGGTACGGCGACCGGTAGTGCTCCACCGTGAGGTTGTGGCGGAGGAACCGGAAGGAGAGGAAGCCCTTGTGCTTGGTGATGGGGCTCCCGTGCTCCTCGCGCACCGAGGCCCCGGCGTCGGCGACGGCCGAGGAGAGCATGCAGAGCATCGACTCCCACTGGTTGCGCCCGATGGAGTCACCGACGAACACCAGCCGGCGGTTCCGGAGCACCTCCAGCAGCTTCTCGGCGTCGAACCTGCAAGTGATCGACGAGCAATGTGTGTTAATTAACAGATCAAACAGAGTGCAGTTCCGTCCATGACACCATGCATGCCGCCATGGTGCAGACCTCGGGAGCTCGCAGTGCCTCGGCCGCCACCTCCACCGGGCGTACCCGTCGTCCGGCCGGCCGTTCTCCCGGCACCGGAACCCCACGTCGACGAACGGGCACTCCCTCGAGTCGTAGAGAGGGGCCACGCCCGCTTCCTCGCGCACCCACTCGCCGTCGGTTAGCATGCCGTCGTGATCAGCGTCGCCGCAGTGCCCGCGGCCGTTGTCGACGGCAGCGTCTCCGTCCGTCGTCACGACGACAGCGCCGGTGCTCGCCCGCACGACCACGCTGACCTCTCCGGCGGAGAGCCTGGCGGCCCCGAAGCCCGAGGAGAGGGTGGCGGCGAGGAGCAGCGAGGCGGCGGAGAGGAGGACGCAGGCGCTCCAGAGCACGGCGTGGTCGCCGCTGAGCTGCCTCGCCCGCCTCCTCGCGCTCGCCATCTCCATGACCATGGCGCGCTCTCCTCCCCGCTGCCGCTCGAGACTTGGCCGTGTCTGCGTGGCATGTCACGTAGTAGTGGCACGTAGTGTAGaggatcgatcgcttgggtttgATCGCTTGCTGGCGTGGAAAATCTGCTCTTGTTGTTTCTTGTGTTTTGAGAACGGTTGCTTTCCCTGAAACAAAGCGAGGAAGGAAGAGAGAACGGCTGCTTTGTTGTTCGGTTGCTCCTGGATTCAGTGGAGGAACCGACGCTGGTAGTGGAGGAAACTTGGCGGAGTGCGTTCCGGTTGCGGAGAGCCCGAAGAAGCGATGGCGGGGTGCCGTTGGAAGTATTTGCGCCGTGGCGTATATATACCTGGGGTTTGTGTGACACTGCCATTTGTGAGCACATGTCAGAAGAGATGAGATATGCTCGTACTACGGAGTACATGCCAGCCACGCCGGCAGCTAGCTCCGCTGCCCGGTCGGGAGCGCATGCACGATGGAGCCTCCGGCCTCGCCGTGCCCGGCCCTCACACCACGCCGGTCGCGATGCCTTCGCCCGGAGAAGGCAAGGGGGCTGGTGACGGGCGCCGCGTGCTAGATATGACGATATCGATCGCCAGGAGTCTGGCCGCTCTCATCTGCCGGCCACCCTGCACCAGGCAGAGAGCTGGTGTGGCCGCAAAGCCGTGCACATGCTCAAGCCGTGTCTTTGGCTTCCTGATTGAAAAACTATTCGACTGCCAAAGTGCCAATCATCATGTTTCGTCGTGTTATAGTAGCCTCGTCTCGTGTTTAAGCATGAACAAGTTGGTCCAAAATCACTCAGGTTCGTCTCGCTAGTCTCCACTTCCTCACCCAACCCTGCTATCACTGTCCCTCTACATCCATTCGCACCACAATGTTCGCACCTCTATGAGCTAAATACCTCATCGGGAGTAGGAGCGAGTACAACACTTTTTGGCTACTCCCTCCATTTGACGTTTTAGACAGCTGATTTTGAACTGTTTTGCAAGCTGTCTGAActatctaa
The window above is part of the Triticum aestivum cultivar Chinese Spring chromosome 2A, IWGSC CS RefSeq v2.1, whole genome shotgun sequence genome. Proteins encoded here:
- the LOC123187688 gene encoding protein trichome birefringence-like 11, producing the protein MTRISLGRWPGMLQPAFGGPESAVVRDLRLRVMNVTQMTAHRRDGHPAVYNVEPSARMPVGQREDCSHWCLPGVPDAWNELLYAMVLARLS
- the LOC123187687 gene encoding protein trichome birefringence-like 11, giving the protein MVMEMASARRRARQLSGDHAVLWSACVLLSAASLLLAATLSSGFGAARLSAGEVSVVVRASTGAVVVTTDGDAAVDNGRGHCGDADHDGMLTDGEWVREEAGVAPLYDSRECPFVDVGFRCRENGRPDDGYARWRWRPRHCELPRFDAEKLLEVLRNRRLVFVGDSIGRNQWESMLCMLSSAVADAGASVREEHGSPITKHKGFLSFRFLRHNLTVEHYRSPYLVRRGGRPRRAPRHVRSTLQLRAMDSRAHLWKGADVLVFNSGHWWNHDRLQQLHCYFQEGKRLRLDMSVEAAYQRAMDTVHEWVQKEVDAGKTLAVFRTYSPAHNRHVSSAGLVNFSHDLH